The Bradyrhizobium sp. WSM471 genome includes the window TTTCGATTCCGTAACCTCTTGTAATCCCTCAATGTTTCTACTGTGCATGGGGTTGTTTTCGCACATTTGTTGGGAGGGGTCTTCCGGTCCCCTCCGATGTCGCGTCGGCGCGCTGCGGGCGCGGGGCAGTTCCACAGGCCTAGTCCACCGACACGCCGGCGAACTCCACCACCTTGCGCCACTTCTCGGTCTCGTCGGTGACCAGCTTGCCGAACTCGGCCGGCGTCATCGGCTTGGGGATGCCGCCGGTCTCGGTGAGGCGCGCGACCAGCTTCGGGTCCTTCAGCGCCTCGTTGACGGCCTTGTTGAGGATCTCGATCACGTCCTGCGGCGTGCCCTTCGGCGCGGAGATGCCGTAGAAGCCGACCGATTCGAAGCCCGGCAAGGTCTCGGCGATCGCCGGCACGTCAGGCACGCTCGGCCAGCGCTGCGGCGAGGTGACGCCGAGCGCGCGGACGTTGCCGCCCTTGGCCTGCTCCATCGCGGAGGGGAGGTTGTCGAAGATCAGCTGCACCTTGTTGGAGATGATGTCGGGGAAGGCGATCGCAGATCCCCGATAGGGCACGTGCACCATGTCGCACTTGGTCATCACCTTGAACAGCTCCGCCGACATGTGCACCGAGGTGCCGTTGCCGGACGAGGCAAAGGAGATCTTTCCGGGATTGGCCTTGCAGTAGTCGATGAACTCCTGAACCGTCTTCGCCGGGAACGCGTTGGAGACGACCAGCATGTTGGTGAGCTGCATGATGCTGGCGACCGGCACGGTGTCGCGCAGGAAGTCGAACGGCAGCTTCTTGTAGAGCGAGGTGGAGATCGCGTTGTTGGGCGCGACGAACAGCAGCGTGTAGCCGTCCGGCGGTGAGGTGATCGCGGCCGCGGCCGCGATGTTGCCGCCGGAGCCGGTGCGGTTCTCGACGATGAACTGCTGGCCGAGGCGGTCGGTCAGCCACTGCGCCATGATCCGCGCCACGATGTCGACCGGGCCGCCGGCGGAAAAGCCGATCAGCCAGTGCACGGGACGGTCGGGATAAGCGGCGGAGGCGGGAGGTGCGGCGCCCAAAAGCGTTGAAAGGAAAACCAGCCCGAAAACACTGTTACGCAAAATTCGCAACATGACGCCTCCCATTGTTCTATTGTCGTTGGGCCGCATGCTTTCACAAAATCGGGGCGCTGCCTACATCGCCGCAAGTCGATGTTGACGCGCCCCCGCCGGGACCGACCATGAGATTCGCGACCACCCTTCTTCTCGGCGCGGCGCTGCTGGTCAGCCCCGCCGCCGCTCAAACCGGAGGCAACGCCATTCCGACCACGACACCCGGCCTGACGATCAGCTTGGGCACCGCGACGCCCGGCGGCGGCTTTCCTCTCTATGGCAACGCCTTTGCGCAAGCGATGAACGCGGCCGATCCGCAAGTGATCATCGCCCCGCGCAACACCAAGGGCAGCAACGAGAACATTCCGCTCTTGGAGAAGGGCGAGCTCGATCTCGCTCTGGTGGCGGGCGAGCCGGCCTATGAAGCCTTCGCCGGCATCGGCCGCGCGCCGGTACGGCTGAAAATTCTCACGGCGATCTATTCCAACCCCGGCATGTTCGTGGTGCGCGCGGACAGTCCGTACAAGACCATCCGCGATCTCGTCGGCCAGCCCGTCGCATTCGGCGCCAAGGGCTCGGGCCTGCCGATCCTGGCGCGCTACGTGCTCGATGGTCTCGGGTTGAAGCAGGACGAGGATTTCAAGGCGATCTATCTCGACCGCGCCGGCGACGGCCCCGCGATGGTCGAGGACGGCCGTGTCGCCGCCCTCTGGGGCGCCGGCATCGGCTGGCCCGGCTTCGCGGCGGTCGCCTCGAGCGCCTCAGGCGCGCGCTTCATCGCGCCCAGCGGCGAGGAGATCACGCGCATCCGCGCCAAGCACGCGTTCCTGAAGCCGCTCACCGTGCCGGCCGGCAGCTACCCGAACCAGTCCGAACCGATCGCCTCGCTCGGGTCCTGGAGTTTTGTGCTGACGCGCGAAGATCTGCCCGACGATGTCGCCTATCGTCTTGCGAAGACGCTTCACGTCGTCGAGCCGACATTCTGCAAGCAGCTCGCGCAAGCCTGCGAGACCACGGCCGCAAACACCGTCGCCGCCGCGCCGAAGCCGGAGCTGATCCATCCAGGCGTGATGAAGTATTTTCGCGAGATCGGGGTGGTGAAGTGACGGTCGCAACAAGGGACCGTCATTCCGGGGCGATGCAGAGCATCGAGCCCGGAATCTCGAGATCCCGGGTCTGGTCCTTCGGACCATCCCGGGATGACCGCTACGCGGTCACTTCTTCACCATCGCACAGGCCGGGTCCGGCGGACCGAACGCCTTGTCGCCGGAGATGGTCGTGAGGATCTTGTAATAGTCCCACGGATATTTGCTTTCCTGCGGCGTCTTCACCTGCACCAGCCAGAGGTCGTGCACCATCAGATTGTCTTCGCGCAGTTTGCCGTTGCGGGCGAAGAAATCCTCGATCGGCTTTTCCCGCATCTTGGCTGCGACCTTGAGCGGATCGTCGGTGCCGGCGTCCTTGATGGCGTTGAGATAGTGCATCACGCTCGAATAGACGCCGGCCTGCCACATCGACGGCATCTTGTTCATCTTGGCGAAGTAGCGCTTCGACCATTCGCGGGTCTTGTCGTCCAGGTCCCAATAGAACGACGTCGTCAGCAACAGCCCCTGGGCCGCCTGCAGGCCGAGGCCGTGGATGTCGGTGATCAGCGCCAGCAGTGCCGCCATCTGCTGGCCGCCCTTGAACACGCCGAACTCGGAGCCGGTCTTGATCTCGTTCATGTTGTTCGGCGGACCCGCCGCGATGCCGATGATCTTGGCCTTGGAGGCCTGCGCCTGCAGCACGAACGAAGAGAGGTCGGGCGTTGCCAGCGGCGGCTTCACCGAGCCCAGCACCTTGCCGCCATTGGCGGTCACGATGGCCGAGGCGTCGCGCTCCAGCGAATGACCGAAGGCATAATCGTCGGTGATGAAGAACCAGCTGTCGCCGCCGCGCTTGACCACCGCGTCCGCGGTGCCGACCGCGAGCGCGCGGGTGTCGAACACCCACTGGATCGCATAGGGCGAGCAGAACTTGCCGTGGAAATCGGCGGTGCCGGTCGAGTGGGTGATGAACAGCCGCTTCTTCTCGTTGGCCATGTTCTGAACCGCGAGCCCGACCGCGGAGACCGGCACGTCGACGATCAGATCGACCTGGTCGACGTCGTACCAGCGCCGTGCAATCGCGCCGCCGATATCGGCCTTGAGCTGGTGGTCGCCGACGACGATGCTGATCGGCTTGCCGAGCACGGTGCCGCCGAAATCGTCGATCGCCATCTGCGCCGCCGTCACCGAGCCCTGGCCGGTCGGCGCCGAGGCCGGACCGTTCATGTCGGTAAGCACACCGATCTTGACGACGTCGTCGGACACCTGCGCCACTGCGGCGCCCGGCAGCAGCGTCGTCGCCAGGAACGTCGTCGCCAGGAACGTCGCTGCAATGCCGGCAGCCACCGGCAGTCCAAATTTCGTTGGCTTCATGCTTGTCCTCCCCTGATCCGGCGCGTTGGCCGGTGTACCCCCGGGTATGGCCCGGCTGAATTGGTTTCTTTTGCAACTATTTGGGGGCGGGCGTCAACGTCAGCCGGCGAAGCGGATTTGTCCGGCGGGGGAGGGATCGTAGCCGGTCAGCTCCTCGGCGCGCTGGAGCAACCGCTTTTCGCTGAGGAACCGGATCAGGCCCTGCATGGCGGGGCGGAAATAGCTGCGCTGCCGCATCGCGAGGTCAAAATTCTCCCAGACCAGCGGCACGAAATCGAGGCCGGCCGAGCGCGCCGCCGCACGCGTCGCGATTCCGCAATCGGCTTGTCCCGCGCGGACGATCTCGGCGAGATCCGGCCCGGTCAGGACCGGCGTCTCGATCCGGCGCAAATCGCGCGTCGAGGCGCCGGCGCGCTTCAGCAACACATCCAGCAGCATTTGCGCGCCCGTGCCCTGTTGCCGCATCGCCATTTTGGCCCCGAGCGCGAGCACGTCGGAGAGGCCGCGCAGCCGCTTGGGATTGGCCGGCGGCAGCACGAGACCCTGCTCGCGGCGCACGAACGCGACCAGCAATGCATCATGCAGGTCCGGAGCGTCTCGCAGAACCGTCGCATTGGCGTCCGCGGCAAGATTGCCATCGGCATCGAGGCTGTGGAAGTGCACCGCCACGGCCATCACCTCGTCGCGCTGCAAGCGCTCGAGCCCGCGCGCGCTGCCCTCGCTCATCGATCCCAGCCCCGAGCCGGATTCGCGCAGACTCCAATCCAGAAGCTCGTCCTGGCTGCCGCCGACGACCGGCGGCGGCTCAGCAATCAGCATGCCGGCCGGACGCGCCAGTCCGGACAGCACCCAGAGGTCGAGCTCGTGCCGCGGGAAGAGCCACTTTCCGGTCACCTTGGTGCAGGGGATCGCACCGGTGGTGACGAGTTCGTATAGCTTGCGTTCGCCGAGCCGAAGATAGTCGGCGGCTTCGCTGGTCGTCAGGAATTCCATCCTGCATTCCTATGCAAATTCTTGCTTCTTTTTGGAGCTCGACGCAGGTGGAATTCTGCATTTCCAGTTTTGTCCGCTACGACCATGCCTGATCATCTCGCTGCTTTGCAACACATCCCCACGCGCGATCTCTGCTTTGGTGAACGATCCTGAATCGCTCGCGTGGCGCGGACCTCGCGGCTGTCGCGCGCGCCGCATTGCCGGAATTTCCCGACACGGCGGGCACAATGAGCAGACGCGTCACGAGTGCGGCGCAATCGATCATCATCATGATCGCGTCATAGCCTGTGGGAACCCGATCATGGCCGTCCGCCGCCTCTCCGTTGCACTCGCGCTTTTCTGCGGCCTCGCCGCGAGCGTTGCGGCGTCATCCGCGGAGGAACGCGCGATCGTGCTCGCCACGACCACAGCGACGCAGGAGTCCGGCCTGCTCGATTACCTGCTGCCGATCTTCCGTGACAAGACCGGCATCGAGGTGACGGTGATCGCGCGGCGCGCCGACGAGGTCCTCGAGGGGGCACGCAGGGGCGAAGTCGACGTCGTGCTGATGCATGCACGGCCGCAGGAGGAGAAATTCGTGGCCGACGGTTTTGCCGCGAAGCGCTTCGACGTGATGTACAACGATTACGTGCTGATCGGGCCGAAGAGCGATCCCGCCGGCGTCAAGGGCAAGGACATCGCGACCGCGCTGAAGGCGATCGAGGCCAAGGGCGCGCCGTTCGTGACGCGCGGAGACCGCTCGGGCACGCATGCCGCGGAGCTCGCGCTCTGGATCGTCGCCGGCATCGACATCGCGAGCACCAAAGGCGGCTGGTACCGCGAGGCCAAGCAGGGCATGGCTTCCGCCCTCGATGCAGCGCGCACGGCAAAGGCCTATGTGTTGTCCGATCGCGGCAGCTGGATCGCTTTTCGGGAGCGTGGCGATCTCGACATCGTCGTCGAAGGCGACAAGCGTCTGCTCAATCAGTACGGCGTGATGCTGGTGAACCCCGTGAAGTTCCCGAACGTCAAGAAGGAGCTGGGGCAGGACTTCATCGACTGGCTGATCTCGCCCGCCGGGCAGGCGGCGATCGCCGGATACAAGGTCGACGGACAACAGCTGTTCTTCCCCAATGCGGACAAGTCGGGCGGCTGACGGTCGTATTGCCAGCGGTTGCCAAACCGGGCGATGCATGGTCCATCATGACGCATGACCCAGCGCCTGCCGCCATCGCTGACGCCGCTCGACTCCGCGCTCGCCGCGTTGCTGACAGGGTGTGATCCGCTCGCGCCGGTGGAGTTGCCGCTGGGCGAAGCGGCCGGCTGCATCGCGGCCGGCAATCCGCTGCTCGCGGCGCGACCGTCCCGTGACGTCGCTGCCGCCGATGGCTGGGCGTTACGCGCCAATGATCTGGTCGGCGCGTCCTCCTATTCACCGCTAGCTCTCGCAAGAGCGCGCGCCTGGGTCGATGCCGGCGACGCGATGCCGGCGGGATGCGACTGTGTGCTCGATGCCGACGCAGTCGAGCTGTCTGGTCCGCTCGTCCAGGTGTTGGCGGAGGGCGTGCCGGGGCAGGGCGTCAGGCGCGCTGGAAGTGATATCGACGGACGCACGCCTGCCGCGGCAGATGGGTATCCGGTCGGTCCTGGCGCTCTGCTGCTCGCGCGCGCCGCCGGACTGGACCGACTGAACGTGCGCCGTCCGCGGCTGCGCATTGTCAATGTACCAGGCGCAACGGGGACCATGCATCTGATTGCGGAGATCGCTCGCGCCGCAGGACTGGATGTGCACACGAGCGAGGCCGGCGCGCGAGACGCGGGATCGATCGCGGAGGCGTTTGGCGTGCCCACCTGCGATCTCCTGCTGACGATCGGCGGCAGCGGTGTCGGTCGCAACGATGCAGCGGTCACGGCGCTGGCCCAGCGTGGTGACGTGATCGCCCATGGTCTTGCGCTCCAGCCCGGACGCACCGCCGCGGTCGGGCGGCTCGGAACCGTTCCTGTCGTCGCCTTGCCGGGATCGCCGGATCATGCGCTTGCGGTCTGGCTTGCGCTCGTGCTGCCGCTCGTCGAGCGGCTGTCGGCGCGGCTGCCGCGCCGACAGTTAACTTTGCCGCTCGCGCGCAAGATTGCATCCAGCGTCGGTATCGCCGAAATGGTTCTGCTGGCGGAGGAACATCATGCGTGGGTGCCGCTTGCGGTAGGAGAATGGCCGCTCCAGGCAATGGCCGGTGCGGATGCATGGCTGCTTGTTCCCGCCAGCCACGAGGGATTTCCAGCAAGCGCGCCGGTCGATGCCTATCTGATGCGGGAATGATATGGGTCTTGGCATGACGATGATCCCGCAATCGCAAACCCGCAGCGCGCTCGAGCAGGAGCAGTTCCTCAAGATCCTTTCCCGCGAGGACGCCTTGGCTCGCTTCGAGGCCGAGCTGTTCCCGCGCGCTCTTTTGAGCGAAACGCGCAAACTCGGTGCTGCGCTCGGTGCGTCGCTCGCTGAAGACATCACTGCGCCGATCGACGTGCCGCCGTTCGACCGTTCCAATGTCGACGGTTTTGCGGTGCGCTCAGCGGACCTTGCGACAGCCGGCGAAGGCGCGCCGGTTCGGCTCGGGCTGAATGGCGAGACCATTCACTGCGGCACCGTACCGGCGCTGCAAGTGGAGGCGGGAACGGCAACGCCGATTGCCACCGGTGGTCCGCTGCCGCGCGGTGCCGATGCCGTGGTCATGGTCGAGCATACCCAGCCGGCGGGATCGGGTGCGATCGACGTCCGTCGCGCGGCCTCGCCCGGGCAATTCATATCCTACGCAGGGTCCGATATCGCGCGCGGCGAGGCGCTGCTGCGCGCCGGCACGATCATCGGCTCGCGCGAGGTCGGCATGCTGGCGGCCTGCGGTCTTGCCGAGGCGAGCGTGGTGCGCAAACCTCGTGTTGCCGTGATCTCCACCGGTGACGAACTGGTTCAGCCGGGCGAGGTGCTCGCGCCCGCTGCGATCTACGACACCAACGGCGCGATCGTCACTGCTGCGATCGACGAGAACGGCGGTGAGGCGGTTTTCCTCGGCGCCATTCCCGACGACGAAGCCCAGCTCGAAGCCGCCATGCGCCGTGCGCTGGCGGACGCCGACATGCTGGTGCTCTCCGGCGGCACGTCGAAAGGCGCGGGCGATCTCTCCCATCGCATCATAGGCCGGCTCGGCCAGCCCGGCATCATCGCGCATGGCATTGCGCTCAAGCCCGGGAAGCCGCTGTGCCTTGCGGTGTGCGACGGCAAGCCGGTGGTGATCCTGCCGGGTTTTCCGACCTCCGCGATGTTCACCTTCCACGACATGATCGTGCCAATGCTGCGCAAAATGGCCGGACTGCCGCCGCGCTCCGATGCCAAGGTGAACGCGACCGTGCCGGTGCGCATTGCTTCCGAGCTCGGCCGCACCGAATTCGTCATGGTCTCGCTGGTCGGAGGCAAGGACGGCTTGATCGCCTATCCCTCCGGAAAGGGGTCGGGTGCGATCACGTCGTTCGCGCAGGCCGACGGTTTTCTGCGCATCGACGCGCTCGCCGACCAGATGCCGGCCGGAACCGAGGCCGAGGTGACGCTGTTCACGCCACATGTGCGGGTGCCCGATCTCGTCATCGTCGGCAGCCATTGCACCGGGCTCGATCTCGTCACGGCGCAACTCGCGCATGCCGGCCTGACCGTGCGTTCGATCGCCGTCGGTAGTCTCGGCGGACTTGCGGCGGCGCGGCGCGGTGAATGCGATCTGGCGCCGATCCATCTGTTCGACGACAAGAGCGAGACCTACAATACGCCTTACCTGATCGAGGGGCTTGAGCTCGTGCCGGGCTGGCGGCGGATGCAGGGCATCGTGTTCCGCAAGGGCGACAAGCGTTTCGAAGGCCACAGTGCGAGGGACGCCGTCGTCGCGGCGCTCGCTGATCCCTCCTGCATCATGGTCAACCGCAATCAAGGCGCCGGCACGCGCATCCTGATCGATCGTTTGCTCGGTGGTGCGCGCCCGGAGGGCTACTGGAACCAGCCACGCTCGCACAACGCGGTGGCCGCGGCGGTCGCACAGCACCGCGCCGACTGGGGCATGACCATTGCTCCGGTCGCCCATGCGGTAGGCCTCGGTTTCATTCCGCTCGCGGAGGAGCATTATGACTTTGCGCTGGTGACGGCACGCAAGCAGCGGCCTGCGGTGCAGGCCTTTCTCGCCGCACTCAGCTCGGACGAGGCGCGTGCCGCACTGGAGCGCGCGGGATTCCGGCCGGCGTAGAGCTTGATTAAGACGCCGCATCCAGCGCGGCCAGCCGCTCGGCTTCCGCGATATCCTCGACCGTGTTGGCATTGAAGAACGGATCGAGCGGCTCGGTCGGCCACGTCACCGTCGCGAGCGGGTAGCGCGCGGTCCAGCGGTCGATCTTGCGGAGGTCTTCGACCACTAGCGCGTGACGCAGTTCGTCGCGCAAACCAACGCGCCACAAGCCTATCACCGGATGCGACTGGCCGTCCGATGCCGCGACGGCGAGCTCGGCATTCGCGGCGAGGCGTTCTTTGTGCAAGCGCGCGACCAGATCGCGCGGCAGGAACGGGCAGTCGCCGGCGGCACTGAGCACCCATTCCACCTCAGGCCGGTTCGCGGCGGTCCAGTCGAGCGCGGCAAGGATGCCGGCGAGCGGACCGGGAAAGCCGGGCACGTCGTCGGCGACGACCTGCAAACCGAACGCGGCGAAGCGGGCGGGATCGCCGTTGGCATTGAGGATCAGCCCGCTGCATTGGGGCGATAGGCGCGCGATCACGCGTTCCAGGATGGTGCGGCCGCCGATGGTGCGCATCGGCTTGTCGCCGCCGCCCATGCGCCGGGCGAGGCCGCCGGCGAGCAGCACGCCTTGCGTGCTCGGAAAGCTAATCGTCACCACCTTCACCCTTGCGCTTGTGCTTGGCCGATTCCTCCTCGACATAAGCGAGGTTCTGGTCGTAGACGATGCGCTCCTCGCCTGACAACGCGATGAACCGTTTGCCGCGCGCGCGGCCGACCAGCGTCAAGCCCACCTGCCGGGCGAGATCGACGCCCCAGGCGGTGAAGCCGGAGCGCGACACCAGGATCGGAATTCCCATGCGGACCGTCTTGATCACCATCTCCGAGGTGAGCCGTCCCGTAGTGTAGAGGATCTTGTCGGAGGCATCGACGCCGTGGCGGTACATCCAGCCCGCGATCTTGTCGACGGCGTTGTGACGGCCGACATCCTCGGTGTAGCAGAGCGGATCGCCCTCCCTGCACAGCACGCAGCCGTGGATCGCGCCGGCCTCCAGATAGAGCGAGGGCATGGTGTTGATGGTCTGAGTCATCTGGTAGAGCCAGGAGGTGCGCAGCTCCGCCTTCGGCAACGCGACGCTCTCGACCGCCTCCAGCAGATCGCCGAAGGCGGTGCCCTGCGCGCAGCCCGATGTCTGCGTGCGCTTCTTCAGCTTGGCCTCGAAATTGGTGTGGTGCTCGGTGCGCACCACCACCACCTGGAGGTCGTCGTCGTATTCGACATCGGTGACCGCGTCGTTGTATTTCAGCATGTTCTGGTTGAGCAAATAGCCCAGCGCCAGATATTCCGGATAGTCGCCGATCGTCATCATGGTGACGATCTCCTGCGAATTCAGGTAGAGCGTCAGCGGGCGCTCCACCGGCACCTTGATCTCGATCCTGGCGCCGGACTGGTCGGTCCCGGTCACGCTCTCGGTGAGGCGCGGGTCGTCGGTGTCAGGGACGATCAGGGGCGCTGGGGCTTTGTCGATCTTCATCATGGCCGCGACGTTAGCATGACATTCGGGTCAAGCCGATATAAGCATGCTAGCGAGAGAACGAAATGCCGCCTATTCGTCATTGCGAGCGCAGCGAAGCAATCCAGGCTGCCGCCGTGGATGCATTCCTGGATTGCTTCGCTGCGCTCGCAATGACGGAGGAGAGAGTGGTTCCATCAAGGACCGGGTCGCTCGCGGAGACGGAGCTGGAATGAAAGTCATCGGCCTTGCAGGCTGGAGCGGTGCGGGCAAGACCACGCTGTTGACGCGGCTGATCCCGCATTTCAATGCGCTTGGCTTGCGCGTCTCGGTCATCAAGCATGCGCATCACCAGTTCGACGTCGACGTTCCCGGCAAGGACTCCTGGCGCCATCGCGAGGCCGGCGCGGCCGAGGTGCTGGTTGCTTCGTCAAATCGCTGGGCGCTGATGCACGAGTTGCGCGGGGCGGCAGAGCCGCGTCTGCCGGAACTGTTGAGCAAATTGTCGGCTGTCGATCTCGTCCTGGTCGAGGGTTTCAAGCGCGAGCCGCATCGCAAGATCGAGGTGCATCGCGCCGCCAACGACAAGCCGCTGCTGTTTCCCGATGACCCCGGAATTTTCGGAATCGCGGCCGATGTCGCCATTGAAACCCGACTGCCGACCGTCCATCTCGACGATATCGCCGCGGCCGCGGAATTGCTGCTGCGCGCGGCGATGCCGGTCGAGGAAGCGGTCGCGAAAAGCGCTGCGATGCGTTGACGAGGCACCATGGCGCAGTTGTCGGACGATTGTTTTGCCTTCGGCGGACCAATGATGTCGGTCGACGAGGCCGTTGGCCTGATCACGACGCGCGTCAACGCGATTGTCGATCTCGAAACCGTGGCGCTCATCGACGCTGATGGGCGCGTGCTGGCCCGCGATATCGCGGCGCCGCTGCCGCTGCCGCCCTTCACCAATTCCGCTGTTGACGGCTACGCCGTGCGCAACGCCGATCTTCCTGATAGCGTTGAGCGGGCATTCCCGCTCGACGGCCGCATCCAGGCCGGCGGTCTGGCACTGGCGCCGATCAAGGCCGGCCACGCCGCGCGCATCTTCACCGGCGCGCCGATGCCGCCGGATGCCGAAACGGTCTTCATGCAGGAAGATGTCCGCCTCGACGATGCCGGCCGAATTGTGCTGCCGCCGGGGCTGAAGCCGGGCGCGAACGTCCGCCCTGCGGGAGAGGACATTCCCCAGGGCCACATTGCGTTGCGCGCAGGCCAGCGCTTGCTGCCGCAGCATGTCGCGCTCGCGGCGGCGTTCGGCCTTGTCGGGCTCGACGTCGTCAGGCGCATCCGCGTCGCGGTGTTCTCGACCGGTGATGAACTGGCCTCTCCCGGCGAGCCGCGCGCGGCCTCGCAGCTGTTCGACTCGAACCGCTTCATGCTGATGGCGATGCTGCGTCGGCTCGGCTGCGACGTCAGCGATCTTGGCATTTTGCGCGACGAACGTATCTCGCTTGCGAATGGCCTGAAGCAAGTCGCAGGCACGCACGATCTGATCCTCACCACCGGCGGCGTCTCGACCGGAGAGGAGGACCACGTCAAGGCGGCGGTCGAGAGCATCGGCTCGCTGGTGTTGTGGCGGATGGCGATCAAGCCGGGACGGCCCGTGGCGATGGGCATCATCGACGGCACGCCGCTGATCGGATTGCCGGGCAATCCCGTCGCGAGTTTCGTCACCTTCGTGCATGTGGTGCGGCCGACGGTGCTTGCGCTTGCGGGCAGCCTGCCGGAGCAGCCGTTGCCGATCCCGGTGCGCGCGGCATTCACCTACAAGAAGAAGGCGGGCCGACGGGAATATGTTCGCGCCTCCTTGCGGCGCATGCAGGACGGCGCACTCGAGGCAATCAAGTTTCCACGCGAGGGAGCGGGGCTGTTGTCCTCTCTCGTCGACACCGACGGCCTCATCGAGCTCGGCGAGGAGGTCACGCGTGTCGAGCCGGGGCAGAGCGTGGGTTTCTTGTCCTATGCCGATCTGCTCTGAGTCTGGATGTTGTGTTGGCGTTGACGTCATCGACCCCTCCCGCCATGTTGCGCCGATGACCAGAACGACGCTCGATCTCACCGGACTGAAATGCCCGTTGCCCGCCCTGAAGACGCGCAAAGCGCTGAAGCCGCTGCAGCCGGGCGATCAGCTCGAAGTGTACTGCACCGATCCCCTGTCGGTGATTGACATTCCAAACCTGATCCGAGAGACCGGC containing:
- a CDS encoding tripartite tricarboxylate transporter substrate binding protein gives rise to the protein MLRILRNSVFGLVFLSTLLGAAPPASAAYPDRPVHWLIGFSAGGPVDIVARIMAQWLTDRLGQQFIVENRTGSGGNIAAAAAITSPPDGYTLLFVAPNNAISTSLYKKLPFDFLRDTVPVASIMQLTNMLVVSNAFPAKTVQEFIDYCKANPGKISFASSGNGTSVHMSAELFKVMTKCDMVHVPYRGSAIAFPDIISNKVQLIFDNLPSAMEQAKGGNVRALGVTSPQRWPSVPDVPAIAETLPGFESVGFYGISAPKGTPQDVIEILNKAVNEALKDPKLVARLTETGGIPKPMTPAEFGKLVTDETEKWRKVVEFAGVSVD
- a CDS encoding TAXI family TRAP transporter solute-binding subunit; this translates as MRFATTLLLGAALLVSPAAAQTGGNAIPTTTPGLTISLGTATPGGGFPLYGNAFAQAMNAADPQVIIAPRNTKGSNENIPLLEKGELDLALVAGEPAYEAFAGIGRAPVRLKILTAIYSNPGMFVVRADSPYKTIRDLVGQPVAFGAKGSGLPILARYVLDGLGLKQDEDFKAIYLDRAGDGPAMVEDGRVAALWGAGIGWPGFAAVASSASGARFIAPSGEEITRIRAKHAFLKPLTVPAGSYPNQSEPIASLGSWSFVLTREDLPDDVAYRLAKTLHVVEPTFCKQLAQACETTAANTVAAAPKPELIHPGVMKYFREIGVVK
- a CDS encoding ABC transporter substrate-binding protein gives rise to the protein MKPTKFGLPVAAGIAATFLATTFLATTLLPGAAVAQVSDDVVKIGVLTDMNGPASAPTGQGSVTAAQMAIDDFGGTVLGKPISIVVGDHQLKADIGGAIARRWYDVDQVDLIVDVPVSAVGLAVQNMANEKKRLFITHSTGTADFHGKFCSPYAIQWVFDTRALAVGTADAVVKRGGDSWFFITDDYAFGHSLERDASAIVTANGGKVLGSVKPPLATPDLSSFVLQAQASKAKIIGIAAGPPNNMNEIKTGSEFGVFKGGQQMAALLALITDIHGLGLQAAQGLLLTTSFYWDLDDKTREWSKRYFAKMNKMPSMWQAGVYSSVMHYLNAIKDAGTDDPLKVAAKMREKPIEDFFARNGKLREDNLMVHDLWLVQVKTPQESKYPWDYYKILTTISGDKAFGPPDPACAMVKK
- a CDS encoding helix-turn-helix transcriptional regulator gives rise to the protein MEFLTTSEAADYLRLGERKLYELVTTGAIPCTKVTGKWLFPRHELDLWVLSGLARPAGMLIAEPPPVVGGSQDELLDWSLRESGSGLGSMSEGSARGLERLQRDEVMAVAVHFHSLDADGNLAADANATVLRDAPDLHDALLVAFVRREQGLVLPPANPKRLRGLSDVLALGAKMAMRQQGTGAQMLLDVLLKRAGASTRDLRRIETPVLTGPDLAEIVRAGQADCGIATRAAARSAGLDFVPLVWENFDLAMRQRSYFRPAMQGLIRFLSEKRLLQRAEELTGYDPSPAGQIRFAG
- a CDS encoding substrate-binding domain-containing protein, whose amino-acid sequence is MAVRRLSVALALFCGLAASVAASSAEERAIVLATTTATQESGLLDYLLPIFRDKTGIEVTVIARRADEVLEGARRGEVDVVLMHARPQEEKFVADGFAAKRFDVMYNDYVLIGPKSDPAGVKGKDIATALKAIEAKGAPFVTRGDRSGTHAAELALWIVAGIDIASTKGGWYREAKQGMASALDAARTAKAYVLSDRGSWIAFRERGDLDIVVEGDKRLLNQYGVMLVNPVKFPNVKKELGQDFIDWLISPAGQAAIAGYKVDGQQLFFPNADKSGG
- a CDS encoding molybdopterin-binding protein, encoding MTQRLPPSLTPLDSALAALLTGCDPLAPVELPLGEAAGCIAAGNPLLAARPSRDVAAADGWALRANDLVGASSYSPLALARARAWVDAGDAMPAGCDCVLDADAVELSGPLVQVLAEGVPGQGVRRAGSDIDGRTPAAADGYPVGPGALLLARAAGLDRLNVRRPRLRIVNVPGATGTMHLIAEIARAAGLDVHTSEAGARDAGSIAEAFGVPTCDLLLTIGGSGVGRNDAAVTALAQRGDVIAHGLALQPGRTAAVGRLGTVPVVALPGSPDHALAVWLALVLPLVERLSARLPRRQLTLPLARKIASSVGIAEMVLLAEEHHAWVPLAVGEWPLQAMAGADAWLLVPASHEGFPASAPVDAYLMRE
- a CDS encoding molybdopterin biosynthesis protein — translated: MTMIPQSQTRSALEQEQFLKILSREDALARFEAELFPRALLSETRKLGAALGASLAEDITAPIDVPPFDRSNVDGFAVRSADLATAGEGAPVRLGLNGETIHCGTVPALQVEAGTATPIATGGPLPRGADAVVMVEHTQPAGSGAIDVRRAASPGQFISYAGSDIARGEALLRAGTIIGSREVGMLAACGLAEASVVRKPRVAVISTGDELVQPGEVLAPAAIYDTNGAIVTAAIDENGGEAVFLGAIPDDEAQLEAAMRRALADADMLVLSGGTSKGAGDLSHRIIGRLGQPGIIAHGIALKPGKPLCLAVCDGKPVVILPGFPTSAMFTFHDMIVPMLRKMAGLPPRSDAKVNATVPVRIASELGRTEFVMVSLVGGKDGLIAYPSGKGSGAITSFAQADGFLRIDALADQMPAGTEAEVTLFTPHVRVPDLVIVGSHCTGLDLVTAQLAHAGLTVRSIAVGSLGGLAAARRGECDLAPIHLFDDKSETYNTPYLIEGLELVPGWRRMQGIVFRKGDKRFEGHSARDAVVAALADPSCIMVNRNQGAGTRILIDRLLGGARPEGYWNQPRSHNAVAAAVAQHRADWGMTIAPVAHAVGLGFIPLAEEHYDFALVTARKQRPAVQAFLAALSSDEARAALERAGFRPA
- the mobA gene encoding molybdenum cofactor guanylyltransferase MobA, translating into MSRRNRPSTSARVKVVTISFPSTQGVLLAGGLARRMGGGDKPMRTIGGRTILERVIARLSPQCSGLILNANGDPARFAAFGLQVVADDVPGFPGPLAGILAALDWTAANRPEVEWVLSAAGDCPFLPRDLVARLHKERLAANAELAVAASDGQSHPVIGLWRVGLRDELRHALVVEDLRKIDRWTARYPLATVTWPTEPLDPFFNANTVEDIAEAERLAALDAAS